One genomic window of Nicotiana sylvestris chromosome 10, ASM39365v2, whole genome shotgun sequence includes the following:
- the LOC138880496 gene encoding uncharacterized protein, whose product MGLSITTSDFRETESHSDHHRTHKIFLFTNYILLGAASSCVFLTLSLRLIPSLYGGLFILLHALTIASAAIVALASSNKWYGVHMVATVLTAIFQGSVSVLIFTRTLDLLENFNSYVREENGAVILKLAGGLCILIFCLEWVVQCHLS is encoded by the coding sequence ATGGGTCTATCAATCACCACTTCAGATTTTAGAGAAACCGAATCTCACTCTGATCATCATAGAACTCACAAAATATTCCTCTTTACAAATTATATTCTCTTAGGAGCAGCGTCTAGTTGCGTCTTCCTTACTCTCTCCCTCCGGTTAATCCCGTCCCTCTATGGCGGCCTTTTCATTCTCCTCCATGCGCTGACAATCGCCAGTGCAGCGATTGTTGCCTTAGCGAGTTCTAACAAGTGGTACGGTGTCCACATGGTTGCTACAGTTTTAACGGCTATATTTCAAGGCTCTGTTTCGGTCCTTATATTTACAAGGACTTTGGATTTATTAGAAAATTTTAATTCTTATGTTAGAGAAGAAAATGGTGCTGTGATATTGAAATTGGCTGGTGGATTATGCATTTTGATATTTTGCTTGGAATGGGTTGTTCAGTGCCATTTGTCTTAA
- the LOC104248036 gene encoding acyl-coenzyme A thioesterase 2, chloroplastic-like isoform X2, whose translation MKPPTKPVCHHFFKPSSLNFHFNFLKYEENASLYTLISYFSTSQSYNSETKNFVKELNGDITSCPNLLRKKKSKFAHFLGSSNDNYLNTFVSPEKQLTGRNANTNSNISAEPPVEGSTGSSIREPNSLLLFMHHSPVKNAMWEARSSIFGRPSISAVAQSLQNDLIAKTPLRSRTSVLFKFSSDYELRERYRNPRNEIRIGKLVEDLDALAATISYKHCSSNDGSARSIKLVTASMEKMILKRSIRIDTDLTIEGAVIWVGSSSLEIQLEVIQSTPETCNTTESVALTANFTFVARDPMTGKSARINAILPETEKEKLLWKEAEERNKMRKEKREQQKMDTNGDNGNRLINKLLAEALLDRDSILIKETCLQNSLICQPEQRNIHGQIFGGFLMRKAFELAYATAYSFAGSTPCFVEVDCVDFLKPVDVGDFLQLKSCVLYTELENSSWPLINVEVVAHVTQPEHLSSEVSNNFYFTFTVCSDSLKNGLKIRNVVPGTEEEARLVIEHIDVNKQKRLKECV comes from the exons GAAAATGCTTCACTCTATACACTCATTTCTTATTTTTCCACTTCACAATCATACAACTCCGAAACGAAGAATTTCGTTAAGGAGTTGAATGGCGATATTACTTCATGTCCAAACTTACTCCGAAAGAAAAAATCTAAGTTTGCTCACTTTCTTGGTTCATCTAACGACAATTACTTAAATACGTTCGTATCACCAGAAAAGCAATTAACAGGTCGTAATGCGAATACCAATAGCAATATTTCAGCTGAACCACCAGTTGAAGGCTCAACTGGTTCATCGATTCGAGAACCAAATAGTTTATTGTTGTTTATGCATCATTCGCCTGTGAAAAACGCAATGTGGGAAGCGAGATCGAGTATTTTTGGAAGGCCATCAATATCTGCAGTTGCTCAGTCTCTTCAAAATGATTTGATTGCTAAAACACCGTTGAGGAGTAGGACTAGTGTTTTATTCAAATTTTCTTCTGATTATGAACTTCGGGAGCGATATAGAAATCCCAGGAATGAGATTAGGATTGGAAAATTGGTAGAAGACCTGGATGCTTTGGCCGCAACCATTTCCTATAAG CATTGTTCCTCTAATGATGGAAGCGCTAGGTCCATAAAACTGGTGACTGCATCTATGGAGAAGATGATTCTGAAAAGATCTATTCGTATTGACACTGATCTCACTATAGAAGGGGCTGTTATATGGGTTGGATCTTCATCTTTGGAAATTCAACTTGAAGTGATACAATCTACACCAG AAACATGCAATACCACAGAGTCAGTTGCTCTTACAGCAAACTTCACATTTGTGGCCAGAGACCCTATGACTGGAAAATCAGCTCGAATCAACGCGATTTTACCTgaaactgaaaaagaaaaacttcTTTGGAAAGAAGCAGAGGAGAGAAACAAaatgagaaaggagaaaagagaaCAACAGAAGATGGACACAAATGGAGACAATGGAAATAGGCTGATAAATAAATTGTTGGCTGAAGCTTTGTTAGATAGAGACAGCATTCTAATAAAGGAAACTTGTCTTCAAAATTCTTTGATTTGCCAACCTGAGCAAAGAAACATTCATGGTCAAATATTTGGAGGTTTCCTAATGAGGAAAGCTTTTGAATTGGCTTATGCAACAGCTTATTCATTTGCTGGAAGTACACCTTGCTTTGTGGAAGTTGACTGTGTTGATTTCTTGAAACCT GTAGATGTTGGAGATTTCCTCCAGCTCAAATCATGTGTTTTGTATACAGAACTCGAAAATTCATCTTGGCCTCTGATTAATGTGGAAGTGGTAGCTCATGTTACACAGCCGGAACATCTTTCCAGTGAG GTTTCGAACAATTTCTACTTCACCTTCACCGTTTGCTCGGATTCActaaaaaatggtttaaaaattAGGAATGTTGTCCCTGGTACAGAGGAGGAAGCACGGCTTGTTATCGAACATATTGATGTTAACAAGCAGAAGAGATTGAAGGAATGCGTGTAA
- the LOC104248036 gene encoding acyl-coenzyme A thioesterase 2, chloroplastic-like isoform X1, producing the protein MKPPTKPVCHHFFKPSSLNFHFNFLKYEENASLYTLISYFSTSQSYNSETKNFVKELNGDITSCPNLLRKKKSKFAHFLGSSNDNYLNTFVSPEKQLTGRNANTNSNISAEPPVEGSTGSSIREPNSLLLFMHHSPVKNAMWEARSSIFGRPSISAVAQSLQNDLIAKTPLRSRTSVLFKFSSDYELRERYRNPRNEIRIGKLVEDLDALAATISYKHCSSNDGSARSIKLVTASMEKMILKRSIRIDTDLTIEGAVIWVGSSSLEIQLEVIQSTPDHFPAETCNTTESVALTANFTFVARDPMTGKSARINAILPETEKEKLLWKEAEERNKMRKEKREQQKMDTNGDNGNRLINKLLAEALLDRDSILIKETCLQNSLICQPEQRNIHGQIFGGFLMRKAFELAYATAYSFAGSTPCFVEVDCVDFLKPVDVGDFLQLKSCVLYTELENSSWPLINVEVVAHVTQPEHLSSEVSNNFYFTFTVCSDSLKNGLKIRNVVPGTEEEARLVIEHIDVNKQKRLKECV; encoded by the exons GAAAATGCTTCACTCTATACACTCATTTCTTATTTTTCCACTTCACAATCATACAACTCCGAAACGAAGAATTTCGTTAAGGAGTTGAATGGCGATATTACTTCATGTCCAAACTTACTCCGAAAGAAAAAATCTAAGTTTGCTCACTTTCTTGGTTCATCTAACGACAATTACTTAAATACGTTCGTATCACCAGAAAAGCAATTAACAGGTCGTAATGCGAATACCAATAGCAATATTTCAGCTGAACCACCAGTTGAAGGCTCAACTGGTTCATCGATTCGAGAACCAAATAGTTTATTGTTGTTTATGCATCATTCGCCTGTGAAAAACGCAATGTGGGAAGCGAGATCGAGTATTTTTGGAAGGCCATCAATATCTGCAGTTGCTCAGTCTCTTCAAAATGATTTGATTGCTAAAACACCGTTGAGGAGTAGGACTAGTGTTTTATTCAAATTTTCTTCTGATTATGAACTTCGGGAGCGATATAGAAATCCCAGGAATGAGATTAGGATTGGAAAATTGGTAGAAGACCTGGATGCTTTGGCCGCAACCATTTCCTATAAG CATTGTTCCTCTAATGATGGAAGCGCTAGGTCCATAAAACTGGTGACTGCATCTATGGAGAAGATGATTCTGAAAAGATCTATTCGTATTGACACTGATCTCACTATAGAAGGGGCTGTTATATGGGTTGGATCTTCATCTTTGGAAATTCAACTTGAAGTGATACAATCTACACCAG ATCATTTTCCTGCAGAAACATGCAATACCACAGAGTCAGTTGCTCTTACAGCAAACTTCACATTTGTGGCCAGAGACCCTATGACTGGAAAATCAGCTCGAATCAACGCGATTTTACCTgaaactgaaaaagaaaaacttcTTTGGAAAGAAGCAGAGGAGAGAAACAAaatgagaaaggagaaaagagaaCAACAGAAGATGGACACAAATGGAGACAATGGAAATAGGCTGATAAATAAATTGTTGGCTGAAGCTTTGTTAGATAGAGACAGCATTCTAATAAAGGAAACTTGTCTTCAAAATTCTTTGATTTGCCAACCTGAGCAAAGAAACATTCATGGTCAAATATTTGGAGGTTTCCTAATGAGGAAAGCTTTTGAATTGGCTTATGCAACAGCTTATTCATTTGCTGGAAGTACACCTTGCTTTGTGGAAGTTGACTGTGTTGATTTCTTGAAACCT GTAGATGTTGGAGATTTCCTCCAGCTCAAATCATGTGTTTTGTATACAGAACTCGAAAATTCATCTTGGCCTCTGATTAATGTGGAAGTGGTAGCTCATGTTACACAGCCGGAACATCTTTCCAGTGAG GTTTCGAACAATTTCTACTTCACCTTCACCGTTTGCTCGGATTCActaaaaaatggtttaaaaattAGGAATGTTGTCCCTGGTACAGAGGAGGAAGCACGGCTTGTTATCGAACATATTGATGTTAACAAGCAGAAGAGATTGAAGGAATGCGTGTAA